From the Flavimarina sp. Hel_I_48 genome, one window contains:
- a CDS encoding class I SAM-dependent methyltransferase, producing the protein MTKIDQKDAKIGVLEGLLSPSNEQLLWQSEPNILTDGKQEFPYLQNIAYLRDKPALREQSVKFIKEGKLKNALRVLLKDQDDFAPLPPPENEALDQILDKNTGFLETMRLLNYGPVTEYFAHRTTAPTFLSGLTLLQLGAQKEVPLIEVACGAGHFLRTLEANGYQATGIDLVFSKLWLARKFMNVQGPLICADTMGKPIFKPTKPATVFCHDAFYFFEKKEKVLENLRKLAAGGSIIVGHVHTNAIDHGVSGHPISEKEYRDMAPKNTMFYADKELVDFWLNPNEKQGITPLQSGDHPVVSWIENPSDEINDPLNEFAGELHLNPMLSEGEKGLKINWPTPGYKKEYEAEMPYFNAVKLSKTDLNVLKTASEAHKMDYFKQRILLDTPQL; encoded by the coding sequence ATGACCAAAATCGACCAAAAAGACGCGAAAATTGGTGTTTTAGAGGGATTATTAAGTCCTTCAAATGAACAGCTTTTGTGGCAGTCTGAACCTAATATACTTACAGACGGAAAACAGGAATTTCCCTATCTGCAAAACATTGCTTATTTACGTGATAAACCTGCGCTACGGGAGCAATCGGTAAAGTTTATAAAAGAAGGAAAACTTAAAAACGCCCTCCGGGTTTTACTTAAAGATCAGGATGATTTTGCGCCTCTTCCGCCACCGGAAAATGAAGCCTTAGACCAGATTTTAGATAAAAATACCGGTTTTCTGGAAACCATGCGCCTGCTCAATTATGGTCCCGTCACCGAGTATTTTGCCCACCGCACCACCGCACCCACTTTTTTATCAGGTTTGACCTTACTGCAACTGGGGGCGCAAAAGGAAGTTCCGCTTATTGAAGTCGCCTGCGGTGCCGGTCATTTTCTGCGTACGCTGGAAGCTAACGGCTATCAGGCAACAGGAATTGATCTTGTGTTCTCTAAACTCTGGCTGGCGCGAAAGTTTATGAATGTCCAGGGGCCATTAATCTGTGCGGACACCATGGGGAAACCCATTTTTAAACCGACTAAACCAGCTACCGTTTTTTGTCATGATGCGTTTTATTTCTTTGAAAAAAAGGAAAAAGTTCTTGAAAATCTCCGCAAACTTGCGGCTGGCGGCAGCATTATTGTGGGCCATGTACATACTAACGCAATTGATCACGGCGTAAGTGGCCATCCCATTTCAGAAAAGGAATACCGGGATATGGCACCTAAAAACACCATGTTTTACGCTGATAAGGAATTGGTTGATTTTTGGCTAAATCCTAACGAAAAACAAGGGATCACACCACTACAGTCAGGGGATCATCCGGTAGTTTCCTGGATTGAGAATCCATCAGATGAAATAAATGACCCACTTAATGAATTTGCCGGCGAACTGCACCTCAACCCTATGCTTTCCGAAGGAGAAAAAGGTTTGAAAATCAACTGGCCCACACCTGGTTATAAAAAGGAATACGAAGCGGAAATGCCGTATTTTAATGCGGTAAAGTTGTCAAAAACGGACTTAAATGTCCTAAAAACGGCTTCCGAAGCCCATAAAATGGACTATTTCAAACAGCGTA
- a CDS encoding inositol-3-phosphate synthase gives MQKENKNLGIAIVGLGGAVGTTAVAGSLLIKNGIQDKTGLPLAEFDNLNLTAYENIHYNGWDIFDDNLYESAKKHGVLNSEQLAAIKDDLEKITPWKAIANKDFCSGVTDNKISEYTLRDQVKVIQDNLQSFSEDINAPVILINLASTEHAVDVTDPIFQTVEAFEKALDDDSKKISPAMVYAYAAIDMGVAYGNFTPSMGVDVPALIHFSQERNVPVAGKDGKTGQTFVKTVVAPALRARALKVDGWFSTNILGNRDGQALAKPESLQSKINTKGSVLDSCLNYKVENHMVQIHYYKPRGDDKEAWDNIDVTGFLGHKMQMKINFLCKDSILAAPLAIEIARCLNLASQRNEGGPIEALSVFFKAPLTADNKAPEHRFAIQQQNLVDWLHEDVDKENKEKIKAPEGEKSLV, from the coding sequence ATGCAAAAAGAGAACAAAAATTTAGGTATTGCCATTGTAGGTCTTGGCGGTGCGGTAGGCACTACCGCTGTTGCTGGTTCATTGCTTATTAAGAACGGTATTCAGGATAAAACCGGGCTGCCACTTGCAGAATTTGACAATCTAAATCTTACCGCTTACGAGAATATCCACTATAACGGTTGGGATATTTTTGACGATAATTTATATGAATCCGCAAAAAAACATGGTGTTCTCAACAGTGAGCAACTCGCGGCCATAAAGGACGATCTTGAGAAAATAACCCCGTGGAAAGCCATTGCCAATAAAGATTTTTGCTCTGGCGTAACTGACAATAAGATAAGTGAATATACCCTTCGCGATCAGGTTAAAGTAATACAGGACAACCTTCAGTCTTTTTCCGAAGATATAAATGCCCCTGTCATCCTCATCAACCTTGCCTCTACCGAACACGCTGTTGACGTGACCGATCCTATTTTTCAGACCGTGGAAGCTTTTGAAAAAGCGCTTGATGACGACAGTAAGAAAATTTCCCCGGCAATGGTGTATGCTTATGCCGCTATAGATATGGGTGTTGCTTACGGTAATTTTACCCCAAGTATGGGTGTGGATGTTCCCGCGCTCATTCATTTCTCACAAGAGCGGAATGTTCCCGTTGCCGGTAAAGATGGCAAGACCGGTCAGACATTTGTCAAAACCGTTGTTGCTCCTGCCTTACGTGCACGCGCGCTTAAAGTGGACGGCTGGTTCTCTACAAATATTCTGGGTAACCGCGACGGCCAGGCACTGGCCAAACCAGAATCTTTACAGTCCAAAATCAATACGAAAGGGAGCGTACTCGATTCTTGCCTCAACTATAAGGTGGAAAATCATATGGTGCAGATTCATTATTATAAGCCTCGGGGCGATGATAAAGAAGCATGGGACAATATTGATGTCACCGGCTTTTTAGGTCACAAAATGCAGATGAAGATCAACTTTTTATGTAAGGACTCCATTCTTGCGGCACCGCTCGCCATAGAGATCGCGCGTTGCCTTAACCTTGCTTCACAGCGTAATGAAGGCGGCCCCATAGAAGCCCTCAGTGTATTTTTTAAAGCACCTTTGACTGCCGATAATAAAGCGCCAGAACACCGTTTTGCTATCCAGCAGCAAAACCTTGTGGACTGGTTGCATGAGGATGTAGACAAGGAAAACAAAGAAAAAATCAAAGCCCCAGAAGGCGAAAAATCACTGGTCTAA
- a CDS encoding DnaJ C-terminal domain-containing protein: MEFIDYYKTLELDKSATEADIRKAYRKAARKYHPDLNPNDPVAEQKFKEVNEANEVLSNPENRKKYDQHGKDWQHADQFEQARRSQRYGRPGGQGAGYGQGSDADFSDFFESMFGGAGGRAQNSRNVRFRGQDLNASLQLDLLDVLTTQKRTLTLNGKNIRITVPAGIENEQVIKIKNHGGEGKNGGPNGDLFITFRINNNTAFKRDKSDLFKDVEISLYDAVLGGEIMVDTLSGKVKLKIKEGTDSGTTVKLKGKGFPVYRKENVYGDLYLNYKVIMPKDLSAEERELFSKLAALSSKK, translated from the coding sequence ATGGAATTCATAGATTACTATAAAACGCTGGAGCTCGATAAATCAGCTACAGAAGCAGACATCAGGAAGGCATACCGCAAAGCTGCCCGTAAGTACCATCCTGACCTCAATCCCAATGACCCGGTGGCGGAGCAGAAGTTCAAGGAGGTCAATGAGGCAAACGAGGTGCTGAGCAATCCAGAAAATAGAAAAAAATATGACCAGCACGGTAAGGACTGGCAGCATGCAGATCAATTTGAACAGGCACGAAGATCACAGCGATATGGCAGACCGGGAGGGCAGGGTGCAGGTTATGGCCAGGGCTCTGATGCAGATTTTTCAGATTTCTTTGAATCCATGTTCGGCGGTGCGGGCGGCCGTGCGCAAAATTCCCGTAACGTGAGGTTCCGTGGGCAGGATTTAAATGCCAGTTTGCAGCTAGATCTTCTGGATGTGCTCACCACGCAAAAGCGCACACTTACCTTAAATGGAAAAAATATAAGGATTACCGTACCCGCGGGTATTGAGAACGAGCAGGTCATTAAGATAAAAAATCACGGTGGCGAAGGCAAAAACGGTGGTCCCAACGGTGATCTTTTTATTACTTTCAGAATTAATAACAATACCGCTTTTAAACGCGATAAAAGCGATCTTTTCAAGGACGTGGAAATTAGTTTGTACGATGCCGTGCTGGGTGGCGAGATTATGGTAGATACGCTTAGCGGCAAGGTCAAATTAAAAATCAAGGAAGGCACTGATAGCGGTACCACGGTTAAATTGAAAGGAAAAGGTTTTCCGGTATACCGAAAAGAGAACGTATACGGCGATTTGTACCTGAATTACAAAGTGATTATGCCGAAAGATCTTTCTGCGGAAGAACGGGAATTGTTCAGCAAACTAGCAGCACTTTCATCAAAAAAATAA
- a CDS encoding chaperone modulator CbpM — protein MKTEALILAETFCSSHEIEFTYIYTLRDHGFIDLIEEQETVFIKPEELPKLEQIMRFNRDLHINLEGIDVIMNLLNKIQGLQEEKRTLKNRVNINPLPTSNPHPASPKGRSL, from the coding sequence ATGAAGACCGAAGCATTAATACTTGCCGAAACCTTTTGCAGCAGCCATGAGATTGAGTTTACCTATATCTACACCCTGCGCGATCATGGGTTTATAGATCTTATTGAAGAACAGGAAACGGTATTTATAAAACCGGAAGAACTTCCTAAACTGGAACAGATCATGCGTTTTAACCGCGATCTGCACATCAACCTGGAGGGTATTGACGTTATCATGAATTTACTGAACAAAATTCAGGGTTTACAGGAAGAGAAAAGAACGTTGAAAAATAGGGTAAATATAAATCCCCTGCCGACCTCTAATCCCCACCCAGCCTCCCCGAAGGGGAGGAGTTTGTAA
- a CDS encoding YqaE/Pmp3 family membrane protein — translation MSILNIILAILLPPLAVFLTHGLGSKFLICLLLTFVGWLPGVIYAFYVNSN, via the coding sequence ATGTCTATTTTAAATATAATCCTGGCTATTTTATTGCCGCCGCTCGCCGTTTTTCTTACCCATGGGCTGGGCAGTAAATTCTTGATCTGTCTCTTATTGACCTTTGTAGGATGGCTTCCCGGTGTGATCTATGCGTTTTATGTAAATTCCAATTAA
- a CDS encoding 30S ribosomal protein S16: MPVKIRLQRHGKKGKPFFWVVAADARSKRDGKFLEKLGTYNPTANPAIIDLDVDASVKWLQNGAQPSETAKRLLSYKGALLKNHLAGGVRKGAITEEQMEEKFNAWLEEKGGKIDSKKENLTKEQEKAKKEALEAEKAVNDARIAANQPEPEPEAAAEGQDDAPADAENTEAKEAPEEEKAPATEQETKEEETK; the protein is encoded by the coding sequence ATGCCAGTAAAAATTAGATTACAGAGACACGGTAAAAAAGGAAAACCTTTTTTCTGGGTTGTAGCAGCAGATGCACGTTCAAAGCGAGATGGTAAATTTCTTGAGAAATTGGGAACCTACAATCCTACCGCGAATCCAGCGATAATAGATCTTGATGTTGACGCTTCGGTAAAATGGTTACAAAACGGGGCGCAGCCCAGTGAGACCGCTAAGCGTTTGCTTTCTTATAAAGGAGCATTGTTGAAGAACCACCTTGCAGGAGGCGTGCGTAAAGGCGCGATTACCGAAGAGCAGATGGAAGAAAAATTCAATGCCTGGTTAGAAGAAAAAGGTGGTAAGATAGATTCTAAGAAAGAGAATCTTACCAAAGAGCAGGAAAAAGCCAAAAAAGAGGCATTAGAAGCTGAAAAAGCGGTGAATGATGCACGTATCGCAGCAAACCAGCCAGAACCAGAACCAGAAGCTGCGGCTGAAGGACAGGATGATGCTCCGGCCGATGCTGAAAATACAGAAGCCAAAGAAGCCCCTGAAGAGGAAAAAGCTCCTGCAACAGAGCAAGAAACAAAGGAAGAAGAAACTAAATAA
- the rimM gene encoding ribosome maturation factor RimM (Essential for efficient processing of 16S rRNA): protein MLKEDCFYLGKIVRKFSFKGELLAKLDTDEAETYQNLESVFVDFNDKLIPFFITSCQLHKSTLLRIDFEDVEDEADAEDLIGADLYLPLDKLPKLTGDKFYYHEITGFAVEDVSYGPIGVIKGVNDNTSQALFVIDANGKEVLIPVNDKFIKKLNREENKIILDVPEGLIEIYL from the coding sequence ATGCTAAAAGAGGATTGTTTCTATCTGGGCAAAATCGTGCGCAAATTTAGTTTTAAAGGCGAGCTGCTGGCCAAACTGGACACAGACGAAGCCGAAACTTACCAAAATCTGGAATCAGTTTTTGTCGATTTTAACGACAAACTGATTCCTTTTTTTATTACCTCCTGCCAGCTTCATAAATCTACCTTGTTGCGTATTGATTTTGAAGATGTGGAAGATGAGGCTGACGCCGAAGATCTTATAGGCGCAGACCTTTACTTACCCCTGGACAAACTGCCCAAACTTACGGGCGATAAATTTTATTATCACGAGATTACCGGTTTTGCCGTTGAGGATGTTTCCTATGGCCCTATAGGCGTGATCAAAGGTGTAAATGACAATACCTCCCAGGCGTTATTTGTGATTGACGCTAACGGAAAAGAGGTGCTAATTCCGGTAAACGATAAGTTTATCAAAAAACTCAATCGCGAAGAAAACAAGATCATTCTTGATGTTCCCGAGGGATTGATTGAGATTTATCTTTAG
- a CDS encoding Panacea domain-containing protein, with amino-acid sequence MYNPLAVANYFIYKSIDEGVSITPMKVLKLVYIAHGWHLGIRKEPLITEQTEAWKYGPVVESVYVAFKKYGRNDIDAMQFFSKNDKSEFNELLANFNDRALLDKVWEVYRNYTGTELSALTHMPDTPWFTTWNKEGGSLKSGAIIPNAAIRSYYEKKAQTSSEELVNS; translated from the coding sequence ATGTATAACCCCCTTGCAGTTGCTAATTATTTCATTTATAAATCTATAGATGAAGGTGTAAGTATTACCCCGATGAAGGTATTAAAACTGGTTTACATCGCACATGGCTGGCACTTGGGCATTAGAAAAGAACCTTTGATTACCGAACAAACCGAAGCTTGGAAATATGGCCCTGTCGTAGAATCAGTTTATGTTGCATTTAAAAAATATGGCCGGAATGATATAGATGCGATGCAGTTTTTTAGCAAAAATGATAAATCTGAATTTAATGAGCTTTTAGCTAATTTTAATGATAGAGCCCTTCTTGATAAGGTATGGGAAGTTTACAGAAATTATACGGGAACAGAGCTTTCAGCGCTTACTCATATGCCAGACACCCCCTGGTTTACTACGTGGAACAAAGAAGGGGGAAGTTTAAAATCTGGCGCTATAATTCCCAATGCCGCCATAAGGTCATACTACGAAAAAAAAGCCCAAACCAGCAGTGAGGAACTAGTCAATTCTTAA
- a CDS encoding metal-dependent hydrolase family protein, whose translation MRAIHTFLFLLFSSTLFSQTIMLSAERLFDGMEMHSNYAVLVNGNRITEVGPTKNLQGKADSIINLGNSTLMPGMIEGHSHVLLYPYDQTDWNDQVLKESRSLRAIRGAKMAEKNLMAGFTTIRDLGSEGAAYADVAIKQSIELGINPGPRMLVAGRAIVASGSYGPSGYNPDMDVILGAQPADGADLIRVTREQIGYGADVIKVYADYRWGPNKTAMPTFSVDELKTIVETAKSSGRDVVAHASTAEGMRRAILAGVRSIEHGSDATDEVLELMKEHDVALCPTLAATYAITTYRGWDDKTQPEPEAILKSREFFKKVLKSDVKVVAGGDVGVFAHGENARELVLMSEYGMENNDVLKAATSGNAEVFRLSDLGQLKEGFLADIIAVNGNPLTEIKDLFNVGFVMKDGVVYKSENK comes from the coding sequence ATGAGAGCAATCCACACCTTCCTATTTCTTCTTTTTTCCAGTACACTTTTTAGCCAAACTATCATGCTTTCCGCAGAGCGTCTTTTTGACGGAATGGAAATGCATTCTAATTATGCTGTTTTAGTAAATGGCAACAGGATAACGGAAGTAGGCCCTACCAAAAACCTGCAAGGCAAGGCAGATTCCATAATCAACCTGGGAAACAGTACGCTGATGCCGGGAATGATAGAAGGCCATTCGCACGTGCTGCTTTATCCTTATGATCAAACCGACTGGAATGATCAGGTGCTTAAAGAATCCCGTAGCCTTCGCGCCATTCGCGGTGCAAAAATGGCCGAAAAGAACCTTATGGCCGGTTTTACCACTATTAGAGATCTGGGTTCAGAAGGCGCTGCTTACGCAGATGTCGCTATAAAACAGAGCATTGAGCTGGGCATCAATCCCGGGCCAAGGATGCTTGTCGCTGGTAGGGCGATTGTCGCTTCGGGCAGTTACGGCCCAAGCGGTTACAACCCGGATATGGATGTGATCCTGGGCGCACAACCTGCTGATGGTGCTGATTTAATTCGCGTGACGCGGGAGCAGATAGGCTACGGAGCAGATGTGATCAAAGTGTATGCAGATTACCGCTGGGGACCCAATAAAACCGCAATGCCCACCTTTTCGGTTGACGAACTCAAAACGATTGTGGAAACGGCAAAAAGCAGTGGCCGCGATGTGGTCGCACATGCGTCAACCGCAGAAGGCATGCGCCGCGCCATACTCGCCGGTGTACGCTCCATTGAGCACGGCAGCGATGCTACGGATGAGGTTCTGGAACTAATGAAAGAACATGACGTGGCACTGTGCCCTACACTTGCCGCGACCTACGCCATCACAACGTATCGTGGCTGGGATGATAAAACACAACCTGAACCGGAAGCAATCCTGAAATCCCGCGAGTTCTTTAAAAAAGTGCTCAAAAGTGATGTAAAAGTGGTTGCCGGCGGCGATGTTGGGGTTTTTGCGCATGGCGAAAATGCGCGCGAACTCGTTCTCATGTCTGAATATGGAATGGAAAATAACGATGTTTTAAAAGCAGCAACCAGCGGTAATGCCGAAGTATTTCGGCTTTCTGATTTGGGACAACTAAAAGAAGGTTTTTTGGCAGATATCATCGCAGTTAACGGGAATCCACTAACCGAAATTAAGGACCTTTTTAATGTTGGTTTTGTGATGAAAGACGGCGTTGTTTATAAGAGTGAAAATAAATAG
- a CDS encoding M1 family aminopeptidase: MKTVLTLSLLLSIIVLSCKSEKVQPDLLSNGISENLAIYRKNQVDGVIYRLDFKIPLQQEDSIPAKLELNLNINTLDQPLYLDFKEKKENLISVSVNGKNIPIDYREQHLIIDQKHLKIGENILKIDFIAGELSLNRNPDFLYTLLVPDRASTVFPCFDQPNIKAEYILHITAPKDWNVMAGAPEEKTIEKDDFTEHQFGKTDKMSTYLFSFVAGKFEEAISEKEDLTMHMLYRETDPEKIEYSVDTIFDLHQQSVDFLEDYTGHPFPFQKLDFAAIPVFQYGGMEHVGAIQYRESSLFLDHTATESQKLSRGKLIAHETSHMWFGDLVTMQWFNDVWMKEVFANFMADKIANPAFPDINHDLLFVLNHYPSAYGEDRTRGTNPIRQDLENLKDAGSLYGAIIYNKAPIMMRQLELAVGKEKFRESIREYIKTYAYDNADWNNLIEILDGKTALDMKKWSAIWVNQSGRPVFSDDVKYDKDTISSFEILQQAEDGSDKIWPQTFKIGLIYPNSTRIFTVNLTDRKTQINEIEGLPKPQNIIYNYDGLGYGVFPLAENTVMQIPQIKDEVARAYSYINSYEKTLNGEIDVLAEFKLLEEGLKSEKNEFILNLISSELQSIFWHFLTPEQRDDHQKELETLVYNALKNNLKPNIKKTLFNVFSNVAYSEEGREKLYKIWKKDTKIADLRLNEDDFTAMAQDLAVYKHPKRAEILEQTEDFISNPDKKKRFQFLLPALSEDENERDAFFNSFKEEKNREKESWVTAAANLINHPLRQQSAIKHIQLSQDLVEEIQRTGDIFFPKAWLNSTIGNYSGKEAYDILQNFLTSHPDFSPILKKKLLQATDDLYRVQSIRIDKK, encoded by the coding sequence ATGAAAACGGTTTTAACGCTATCCCTTTTACTCTCGATTATAGTACTTTCCTGTAAAAGTGAAAAAGTGCAGCCAGATCTTTTATCCAATGGTATTTCGGAAAATCTCGCCATTTACCGGAAAAATCAGGTAGATGGTGTCATTTATCGGCTTGATTTTAAAATTCCGCTTCAGCAGGAGGATTCCATTCCCGCAAAACTTGAGCTTAACCTGAACATCAATACGCTTGACCAGCCGCTTTACCTGGACTTTAAGGAGAAGAAGGAAAATCTGATATCGGTTTCGGTTAATGGTAAAAATATTCCCATTGATTATCGCGAGCAGCATTTGATAATTGACCAAAAACACCTGAAAATCGGTGAAAATATCCTGAAAATCGACTTTATTGCCGGGGAATTATCTTTAAACAGGAATCCGGATTTTCTTTATACCCTGCTCGTTCCAGACCGCGCCAGTACGGTTTTTCCGTGTTTTGACCAGCCTAATATTAAAGCAGAATATATTCTGCATATCACCGCGCCAAAAGACTGGAACGTAATGGCCGGTGCGCCGGAAGAAAAAACAATTGAAAAAGATGATTTCACCGAACATCAATTCGGCAAAACGGACAAGATGAGCACCTATTTGTTTTCTTTTGTCGCTGGTAAATTTGAGGAAGCGATCAGTGAAAAGGAAGATCTCACCATGCACATGCTCTACCGCGAGACAGATCCCGAAAAGATAGAATACAGTGTAGATACTATATTTGATCTGCATCAGCAGTCAGTTGATTTTCTGGAAGACTACACCGGTCATCCGTTTCCGTTTCAGAAACTGGATTTTGCCGCGATTCCTGTTTTTCAGTACGGCGGGATGGAGCATGTGGGCGCGATTCAGTATCGGGAATCTTCGCTTTTTCTGGATCACACAGCCACCGAAAGTCAAAAACTGAGCCGCGGCAAACTCATTGCGCACGAGACTTCGCATATGTGGTTTGGCGATCTGGTGACCATGCAATGGTTCAATGACGTCTGGATGAAAGAGGTTTTCGCCAATTTTATGGCAGATAAGATCGCAAATCCCGCATTTCCTGATATTAACCACGATTTGCTTTTTGTGCTCAATCATTATCCCAGCGCCTATGGCGAAGACCGAACGCGGGGCACAAACCCCATACGTCAGGATCTGGAAAACCTGAAAGATGCAGGGTCACTTTATGGCGCTATAATTTATAATAAAGCGCCCATCATGATGCGGCAGCTGGAGCTTGCCGTGGGCAAAGAAAAATTCCGCGAAAGCATACGGGAATACATAAAAACCTACGCGTATGACAATGCCGACTGGAACAATCTGATTGAAATTCTGGATGGGAAAACGGCACTGGACATGAAAAAATGGAGCGCTATCTGGGTAAACCAAAGCGGCCGTCCCGTTTTTTCTGATGACGTAAAGTATGATAAGGATACAATTTCATCTTTTGAAATTCTTCAGCAGGCAGAAGATGGTTCAGATAAAATCTGGCCACAAACCTTTAAAATCGGCTTGATTTATCCCAATTCTACCCGGATTTTCACCGTTAATTTAACCGATAGAAAAACTCAAATTAATGAAATTGAAGGCTTACCAAAACCACAAAACATCATTTATAACTATGATGGCCTGGGTTATGGCGTTTTTCCGCTTGCGGAAAATACAGTGATGCAAATCCCACAAATTAAAGATGAAGTGGCGCGTGCTTATAGTTATATCAACAGTTACGAAAAGACACTGAATGGGGAAATTGATGTACTTGCGGAATTTAAATTGCTAGAAGAAGGTTTAAAAAGTGAGAAAAACGAATTTATACTGAATTTGATCTCAAGTGAATTGCAGAGCATTTTTTGGCATTTCCTCACGCCTGAACAACGTGATGACCATCAAAAAGAGCTTGAAACTTTAGTTTATAATGCGCTTAAAAACAATTTGAAACCGAACATAAAGAAGACCCTTTTTAATGTTTTTAGCAATGTGGCATATTCTGAAGAAGGCAGGGAAAAACTGTATAAAATCTGGAAAAAAGACACAAAAATAGCCGATTTAAGGCTAAACGAGGACGATTTTACGGCTATGGCGCAGGATCTGGCGGTTTATAAACACCCAAAAAGAGCAGAGATTTTAGAACAAACGGAAGATTTTATCTCAAATCCAGATAAGAAGAAACGCTTTCAGTTTTTACTTCCTGCCTTGTCTGAAGATGAAAATGAAAGGGATGCCTTTTTCAATTCCTTTAAGGAAGAAAAAAACCGCGAGAAAGAATCCTGGGTTACAGCTGCAGCAAATCTTATCAACCATCCGTTGCGGCAGCAAAGTGCGATAAAACACATACAACTTTCGCAGGATCTGGTAGAAGAAATTCAGCGTACGGGTGATATTTTCTTTCCCAAAGCCTGGCTGAATAGCACGATAGGCAATTATTCAGGCAAAGAAGCCTACGATATCCTGCAAAACTTTTTAACTTCACACCCTGATTTTAGTCCTATTTTGAAAAAGAAATTATTGCAGGCGACAGACGATCTGTACCGTGTGCAAAGTATTAGAATCGATAAAAAATAA
- a CDS encoding DsbA family protein has translation MKHLKYIVAALFFVLSFSGNAQTQEARLIYVMDPQCSWCYANTSNIEEIEKVLNGKMDVQLKAAGMWLGNEAPQGGVAFLSRISQHLPAMISRTGASVGTNYYDLASDASYTFSSLEPAAAIEQVGATNPDKKLLFAKMVEEALFKDGKRLDKLETYLGILKTLNIDVELFKKNWMSAENLANTRADFERAKKLVITFPTLVLQKGGKNEILGVGYFTKEEILPKIEAALNN, from the coding sequence ATGAAACACCTAAAATATATAGTTGCAGCTCTCTTTTTTGTACTAAGCTTTTCGGGAAATGCGCAAACCCAGGAAGCTAGATTGATCTATGTGATGGACCCGCAATGTAGCTGGTGCTACGCAAATACCAGTAATATTGAGGAAATCGAAAAAGTCCTTAACGGAAAGATGGATGTTCAGTTAAAAGCGGCAGGTATGTGGCTGGGCAATGAAGCACCACAAGGTGGCGTTGCTTTTTTAAGTAGGATATCGCAGCACCTTCCGGCAATGATTTCAAGGACCGGTGCAAGCGTAGGGACTAATTATTACGATCTCGCCTCAGATGCTTCCTATACCTTCAGCAGCCTGGAACCAGCGGCCGCCATTGAACAGGTGGGTGCCACAAATCCAGATAAAAAGTTACTTTTTGCCAAAATGGTTGAAGAAGCCCTATTTAAAGATGGAAAACGCCTTGATAAATTAGAAACCTATCTGGGAATCCTCAAAACTTTAAACATAGATGTCGAATTGTTTAAGAAAAACTGGATGAGCGCCGAAAATCTGGCCAATACCAGAGCGGATTTTGAACGTGCCAAAAAGCTGGTTATCACGTTCCCTACCTTAGTACTGCAAAAGGGCGGAAAAAATGAGATTTTAGGTGTGGGATATTTTACAAAAGAAGAGATACTGCCAAAGATTGAAGCCGCTCTGAATAATTAG